GATGTCACCCGGCGGAAAACACGCGCGGAGTGGAATGACGGCTTGGCTGCGCTCGGCGTGCCCTGCAGCCCGGTCAACGACATCGATCAGGTGTTCGAGGACCCTCAAGTCCAGGCCCGTGGCATGAAGCTTTCGCTCCCTCACCCGGACGCCCAGGCGGGGTCCGTCGACCTTATCGCCAACCCGATCAAGTTCTCCGAGACGCCGGTGGATTACCGCCATGTTCCACCCACCATGGGTCAGCACAGCGAAGAAATATTGGCCGAACTGCTGGGCATCGAAGCCGGCGAGATCGCGAACCTGCGCGTCAAGGGCGTCGTCTAGATTCCATTGGCACCCGCCGGCCGGCCAAACGAACGATGGTTGCGCCGATGCGACTCCGCTAAGGTCACGCCATGCATCAACGATGCCACAGCAGACTTGCTTGTTCGACCACGGGAGAAATCCGCCGATGTCCGAAATCCTGACGATCGCGCCGCGCGCAGCGTTCCAGACTTTCATGGACTTCCCATTGCACACGGACCTCGCAACTCTGGAAGCCGATGTCGCGATTCTCGGCCTTCCCTATGGCGATCCCTATCACATGGACGAGGTGACGAACGACCAGACCAATGCACCGACCGCTATTCGTGTCGCCTCCAAACGGCTGCAACAGTCGCTCGATCGGTGGGATTTCGATTTCAATGGGACCCTGTTCGACAACCGACCGATTCGGGTCGTCGATGTCGGCGATGTGCCCGGTGATACCAACGACCTCAAGGCCCATTACCGTAGAGCCGAGGCGGCCGCGCGCATAATCTTCGACAAGGGCGCGCTGCTGATCACCTTCGGCGGCGATCACGGCGTGCCGATCCCCATCTTCCGCGCACTCGAGAACCACGGCCCGGTGACCCTCGTCCATATCGACGCCCATCTTGATTGGCGAGACGATGTCAATGGCGTCCGGGAGGGCTATTCGAGCACGATCCGGCGCGCCTCGGAGATGCCGTGGATCGACCGCATCTTCCAGATCGGCATTCGTGGCACGGGCAGCGCCCGCGAGGATGAATACCGGGCGGCCCTCGACTATGGGGCCGAAATCATCACCTCCTGGGACCTGCACGATCATGGCATGGCCGCCGTGCTCGAGCGGATTCCGAACGGCGGCCCGTATTATCTGACAATCGATGCCGACGGCGTCGACCCAACGGTCATGCCCGCGGTCGCCGCGCCTCAGGGCGGCGGCGTGCTCTATCATCAGATGCGCGCCCTCATTCATGGCCTGGTCGAGAAAGGCCGCGTTCTCGGCATGGATGTGGTCGAGATAACGCCGGCGCGGGATCTCAACGAGATCACGTCCCTGACCGCCGGGCGGTTCGCTTGTAATCTGATCGGTA
This window of the Alphaproteobacteria bacterium genome carries:
- a CDS encoding arginase; the protein is MSEILTIAPRAAFQTFMDFPLHTDLATLEADVAILGLPYGDPYHMDEVTNDQTNAPTAIRVASKRLQQSLDRWDFDFNGTLFDNRPIRVVDVGDVPGDTNDLKAHYRRAEAAARIIFDKGALLITFGGDHGVPIPIFRALENHGPVTLVHIDAHLDWRDDVNGVREGYSSTIRRASEMPWIDRIFQIGIRGTGSAREDEYRAALDYGAEIITSWDLHDHGMAAVLERIPNGGPYYLTIDADGVDPTVMPAVAAPQGGGVLYHQMRALIHGLVEKGRVLGMDVVEITPARDLNEITSLTAGRFACNLIGTAVRAGYFS